Proteins from one Brevibacillus humidisoli genomic window:
- the gyrA gene encoding DNA gyrase subunit A, translated as MAEATPQFPKIDISQEMRSSFIDYAMSVIVSRALPDVRDGLKPVHRRILYAMHDMGLTPDKAFRKSAHVVGEVMANYHPHGDSAIYETMVRLAQNFNIRYTLVEGQGNFGSVDGDPAAAMRYTESRLSKLALELLRDIEKETVDFTPNYDGHKEEPVVLPSRFPNLLVNGASGIAVGMATNIPPHNLGEVIDGVTAMIDNPNITIQELMQIIKGPDFPTAGEILGRSGIRKAYETGRGSIVMRAKTLIEEENGKARIIVTEIPYQVNKARLVEKIAELVREKKIDGITDLRDESDRKGMRIVIELRRDVIPKVVLNNLFKHTQMQSTFGVNMLALVEGRPRVLNLRDLVYHYLEHQRVIIRRRTEYDLRQAEARAHILEGLRIALDHIDEIISLIRASQTTEEAREGLMSQFGLSYDQAQAILDMRLQRLTGLEREKIENEYQELLAKINEYRAILADEGKIYAIVREEMNEIKAKFADERRTRITINEDSIEDADLIPEEDVVITLTHSGYIKRLPVSTYRSQKRGGRGVQGIGTREDDFVEHLHITNSHDYIMFFTNKGKVYRLKGYEIPDLSRTAKGTPIINLIQIEKGEHVSTVIPVKEFRKDRYLFFATKKGVVKKTELSAYENVRKVGLFAINLREDDELIGVRFTDGDQEIIMGTKKGMSVRFREEDVRTMGRGATGVKGITLDPDDDVIDMDVVKENADVLIVTAKGYGKRTPIAEYRLQSRGGKGIKTHNVTERSGQVVGLKVVESDEDLMIVTTTGIIIRLEVKGISTMGRYTQGVKLIRLAENEEVGSVAKVAASEDDDLEPEEEVAAKDEQQPDEVDPEDEA; from the coding sequence ATGGCAGAAGCTACACCTCAGTTTCCAAAAATAGATATCAGCCAGGAGATGCGCAGTTCGTTCATCGACTATGCGATGAGTGTCATTGTCAGCCGTGCACTGCCGGATGTGCGTGATGGATTAAAACCGGTCCATCGCCGTATCCTGTACGCTATGCACGATATGGGCCTTACACCGGACAAAGCGTTTCGTAAGTCGGCTCACGTCGTCGGTGAAGTGATGGCCAACTATCACCCGCACGGTGACTCTGCCATATACGAGACCATGGTTCGTTTGGCACAGAATTTTAATATTCGGTATACCCTGGTGGAAGGCCAGGGCAACTTCGGTTCCGTCGACGGCGACCCGGCAGCGGCGATGCGGTATACGGAGTCGCGCCTCTCAAAGCTGGCTCTGGAACTGCTGCGGGATATTGAAAAAGAAACAGTTGATTTCACGCCAAACTACGACGGCCACAAGGAAGAACCGGTCGTTCTCCCTTCACGTTTCCCCAATCTGCTGGTGAACGGTGCGTCTGGTATCGCTGTCGGTATGGCTACCAACATTCCGCCACACAACCTGGGTGAAGTGATCGACGGCGTTACGGCGATGATCGACAATCCGAACATTACCATTCAGGAATTGATGCAGATCATCAAAGGACCGGACTTCCCGACTGCCGGCGAAATTCTTGGTCGCAGCGGAATCCGCAAAGCGTATGAAACCGGTCGGGGCTCGATTGTGATGCGAGCCAAGACGTTGATCGAAGAAGAGAACGGGAAAGCACGCATCATCGTGACCGAGATCCCCTATCAGGTCAACAAAGCGCGGTTAGTGGAAAAAATCGCCGAACTGGTGCGCGAAAAGAAAATCGACGGGATTACCGATCTGCGAGACGAATCAGATCGCAAAGGGATGCGGATCGTGATCGAACTGCGCCGCGATGTGATCCCTAAAGTCGTGTTGAACAATCTGTTTAAACATACCCAAATGCAGAGTACATTTGGCGTCAATATGCTTGCCTTGGTAGAAGGCCGGCCACGGGTGCTCAACCTACGCGACCTGGTGTACCACTATCTGGAACACCAACGCGTCATCATCCGCCGTCGTACCGAATACGATCTGCGGCAAGCAGAAGCTCGCGCCCACATCTTGGAGGGACTGCGGATTGCGCTGGACCACATCGATGAGATCATCAGCCTGATCCGCGCTTCCCAGACCACTGAGGAAGCACGCGAAGGATTGATGAGCCAATTCGGTCTCAGCTACGATCAAGCACAGGCTATTCTCGACATGCGTCTGCAGCGCCTGACCGGACTGGAGCGGGAAAAGATCGAAAACGAGTACCAGGAGCTGCTGGCTAAAATCAACGAATACCGTGCTATTCTTGCCGATGAAGGCAAAATCTATGCGATCGTGCGCGAAGAAATGAACGAAATCAAAGCGAAGTTCGCAGACGAGCGCCGGACCAGGATCACGATCAATGAAGACAGCATCGAAGACGCTGATCTGATCCCAGAAGAAGACGTCGTCATCACGCTGACGCACAGCGGTTATATCAAGCGTCTGCCGGTCTCCACCTACCGCAGCCAGAAGCGAGGCGGGCGAGGCGTACAGGGAATCGGTACGCGAGAAGACGACTTTGTCGAACACCTGCACATCACCAATTCCCATGATTACATCATGTTCTTCACCAACAAAGGGAAAGTATACCGTCTGAAAGGATATGAGATCCCGGATCTCAGCCGAACTGCCAAAGGTACCCCGATCATCAACTTGATTCAGATCGAGAAGGGCGAACACGTCAGCACGGTGATCCCGGTCAAGGAATTCCGCAAAGATCGGTACCTGTTCTTCGCTACCAAGAAAGGTGTGGTGAAGAAGACCGAACTCTCCGCATATGAGAACGTCCGCAAAGTGGGCTTGTTTGCGATCAATTTGCGCGAGGATGACGAATTGATCGGCGTTCGGTTTACCGACGGAGATCAAGAGATTATCATGGGTACGAAGAAGGGCATGTCAGTCCGGTTCCGGGAGGAAGATGTCCGCACCATGGGACGCGGCGCAACCGGGGTCAAAGGGATTACGCTTGATCCAGATGATGACGTCATCGACATGGATGTGGTCAAGGAGAATGCCGACGTTCTGATTGTTACGGCTAAAGGATACGGCAAGCGAACGCCGATTGCCGAGTATCGCCTGCAGAGCCGGGGTGGAAAAGGAATTAAGACGCACAATGTGACCGAACGGAGCGGTCAGGTGGTTGGACTCAAAGTGGTCGAGTCAGACGAGGACCTGATGATCGTCACCACAACCGGGATTATTATCCGTCTGGAAGTAAAAGGAATATCAACGATGGGACGCTATACACAGGGCGTCAAGTTGATCCGTCTTGCGGAAAACGAAGAAGTAGGCTCCGTGGCCAAGGTTGCCGCCAGTGAGGATGACGATCTTGAGCCGGAGGAAGAGGTAGCAGCCAAGGATGAACAGCAGCCCGACGAAGTTGATCCGGAAGATGAGGCGTAG
- a CDS encoding HD-GYP domain-containing protein yields the protein MPIVSVKKISPRARLAEDVHTPLGGLLFAKGTVIEEHERQFLEAFQIYEIVIEETNETGAVEGKKSADGQEKTSQPSADKPTKKQDLETIYDQTVKTFRHLMRNIESGSPIPVLEVRKAITPLLESGKEHPDITITLRKVTNAEQYLYEHSIAVGLLSFILAQWLQMPEKEWMQVALAGTLVDIGKTKIDPQILWKPGKLTAEEFEEMKRHTVYGYQMIREATGLNEGVALAALQHHEREDGSGYPLGLTGQKLHLYSKVVAVADVYHAMCSNRIHQEATSPYLVVEQLLRDSFGKLDPRIVHTFVNGITRFSVGTVVKLSDGRVGKIVFTDQNHPTRPLIETSSGIVNLMEAKDLFIRQVM from the coding sequence ATGCCCATTGTCTCTGTTAAGAAGATTTCCCCAAGGGCAAGGTTGGCGGAAGATGTGCACACTCCACTTGGCGGACTGCTTTTTGCGAAAGGAACTGTGATCGAGGAGCACGAACGTCAGTTTTTGGAAGCTTTTCAGATTTATGAGATCGTGATTGAAGAGACAAATGAGACAGGGGCTGTTGAGGGGAAAAAAAGCGCAGACGGCCAAGAGAAGACGTCACAGCCGAGTGCCGACAAACCGACAAAGAAACAAGACCTGGAAACCATCTACGACCAAACGGTGAAGACTTTTCGCCATCTGATGCGCAACATCGAGAGCGGCTCGCCCATTCCGGTGCTCGAGGTACGAAAGGCCATCACCCCGTTGCTGGAAAGTGGAAAGGAACATCCGGACATTACTATTACGCTGCGTAAGGTAACCAATGCTGAACAGTATTTGTATGAACATTCCATCGCAGTTGGGCTCCTTTCTTTTATCCTGGCCCAATGGCTGCAGATGCCAGAGAAAGAATGGATGCAGGTGGCGCTGGCCGGTACCCTGGTTGATATCGGCAAGACCAAGATAGATCCTCAGATTTTGTGGAAACCGGGAAAACTGACCGCAGAAGAGTTTGAAGAGATGAAACGCCACACCGTATACGGTTATCAGATGATTCGGGAAGCAACAGGGTTGAATGAAGGAGTAGCCCTTGCCGCCCTGCAGCATCACGAACGAGAGGATGGCAGCGGCTATCCGCTTGGCTTGACCGGGCAAAAACTTCACCTGTACAGCAAAGTTGTGGCGGTGGCTGACGTATACCATGCGATGTGCTCCAATCGGATTCATCAGGAGGCAACCTCCCCTTATCTGGTGGTGGAACAACTGCTGCGGGACAGTTTTGGCAAACTGGATCCAAGGATCGTGCATACGTTTGTTAACGGAATTACCCGGTTCTCTGTTGGAACCGTCGTAAAGTTAAGCGATGGAAGAGTCGGCAAGATTGTCTTTACAGATCAGAATCATCCCACCCGACCGCTGATCGAGACGAGTAGCGGCATCGTCAACTTGATGGAAGCGAAGGACTTGTTTATCAGACAAGTGATGTGA
- a CDS encoding putative glycoside hydrolase — protein sequence MTGYSNRTIKLTTTTISLLLMVGLAGCSLIPTATEQSGPTNESGAAAEKTTQPNKLETALPAADWNESSLLYSPQQVERMKIPVKAKGIYLTGWSAGNSNFQKLLNLVNDTELNAMVIDMKEDEGRITYQSEVPMVNETGADGTTFIQDVDKLIHTVHQNNVYSIARIVCFKDPFLAGKKTEWAMQKKTGGIWRDKQGVMWIDPYRKDVWDYNIAIAKEAAKKGFKEIQFDYVRFPTSGKQVDREVAFYNQNGKPKQQVIADFLAYAKKELEPYNVYVSADIFGLVPSVTDDMAIGQKWELVTPIVDYISPMMYPSHYANGTYGLPVPDAKPYETIREGLLDAQEKDAKLRANNQPTAIIRPWYQDFTATWVRGHIPYGPREVLAQIRAGQELGVDQYLIWDAGNSYSEGAWRK from the coding sequence ATGACCGGGTATAGTAACAGAACCATCAAGTTAACAACAACCACAATCTCCCTGTTGCTTATGGTAGGATTGGCGGGATGCTCCCTCATCCCGACCGCCACAGAACAAAGCGGACCAACAAATGAGAGTGGTGCTGCAGCGGAAAAGACTACCCAGCCAAACAAGCTGGAAACAGCGCTGCCAGCCGCGGATTGGAATGAAAGCAGTCTGCTGTACTCGCCTCAACAGGTGGAAAGGATGAAAATTCCGGTTAAGGCAAAAGGAATCTACTTAACAGGGTGGTCGGCCGGCAACAGCAATTTTCAAAAATTGCTGAATCTGGTGAATGATACCGAATTGAATGCCATGGTGATCGATATGAAGGAAGATGAGGGGCGGATCACGTACCAATCAGAGGTTCCCATGGTGAATGAGACTGGTGCTGACGGGACGACGTTTATCCAGGATGTCGATAAACTGATTCATACGGTCCACCAGAATAATGTCTACTCCATTGCCCGCATCGTCTGCTTTAAGGACCCTTTCCTTGCAGGCAAAAAAACGGAATGGGCGATGCAAAAAAAGACCGGTGGCATTTGGCGTGACAAGCAGGGTGTGATGTGGATCGATCCGTACCGTAAAGATGTGTGGGATTACAACATCGCGATTGCCAAAGAAGCAGCTAAAAAAGGCTTTAAAGAGATTCAGTTCGATTACGTCCGGTTTCCTACAAGTGGGAAACAAGTTGACCGGGAAGTGGCGTTTTACAATCAGAACGGCAAACCCAAACAGCAGGTAATTGCCGATTTTCTTGCCTATGCCAAAAAAGAACTGGAGCCGTACAATGTGTACGTCTCCGCCGACATTTTTGGACTGGTGCCATCTGTAACCGATGACATGGCAATCGGGCAGAAATGGGAACTGGTGACACCGATCGTCGATTATATCAGCCCGATGATGTATCCATCTCACTACGCTAACGGGACATACGGACTGCCTGTCCCCGATGCGAAGCCGTACGAAACGATCCGTGAGGGATTGCTTGACGCTCAAGAGAAAGATGCAAAACTGAGAGCCAACAATCAGCCAACAGCCATCATACGCCCTTGGTATCAGGATTTTACGGCAACCTGGGTACGCGGCCATATCCCTTATGGTCCCCGCGAGGTTTTGGCCCAGATTCGCGCCGGTCAAGAGTTGGGAGTGGATCAGTATCTGATCTGGGACGCCGGAAACAGCTACAGCGAAGGCGCCTGGAGGAAATAA
- a CDS encoding YaaC family protein, translated as MCSAWDPFRYLETEPTARHFLAERYAAAGLDNPERLAYQQSHRFMYTCIQARTYYLASAEGDLLIQPLLLFYGCVNLLKALLITREPDYPQNSRMLQHGVTTRKRKKSTYQLLQDEVRPQKEGLFPQLAHSLRLTIVQDRYTLDYLFASLPELVSDYSQSGFTSAWKPIQAIFSSPGMQLLFPHDSSGPLAYSTDTLAAYLNRVSPPNVHFYPAQEDLKSDKTDSLTQPDRQATRAIHAQGPEGVRLQQHPLLAAHSADRYLFWNGSTDQLPLPGWAAHYLLLYVLSMLCRYETEWWGELVLSRTMAEVYQVHRFLAIHRQLFPLYVYERLTGEERYFLQAPSL; from the coding sequence TTGTGCTCTGCTTGGGATCCGTTTCGCTATCTGGAGACAGAGCCGACTGCGCGTCATTTTTTGGCTGAGCGATACGCTGCGGCAGGACTGGACAATCCCGAGCGCCTGGCCTATCAGCAGAGTCATCGCTTTATGTACACCTGTATCCAGGCACGCACCTATTATTTGGCCTCGGCAGAGGGCGACCTGCTGATTCAACCGCTGCTGCTCTTTTATGGGTGTGTGAACCTGTTGAAGGCGCTCTTGATCACGAGGGAGCCCGATTATCCGCAGAACAGCCGCATGCTGCAGCACGGGGTGACGACTCGCAAACGGAAAAAAAGCACCTATCAACTGCTGCAAGATGAAGTGCGTCCACAAAAGGAGGGACTGTTTCCCCAGTTAGCCCACTCTCTGCGACTGACGATCGTGCAGGATCGCTATACGCTTGACTACTTGTTCGCCTCATTGCCTGAACTGGTGAGTGACTACAGTCAATCAGGTTTTACGAGTGCGTGGAAACCGATACAAGCCATCTTTTCATCACCTGGAATGCAGCTGTTGTTTCCACATGATAGCAGTGGGCCGCTTGCTTATTCGACGGACACGCTAGCTGCTTACTTGAACCGGGTATCGCCACCCAACGTGCATTTTTACCCGGCCCAAGAGGATCTGAAGTCCGACAAGACTGATTCGTTGACCCAGCCTGACCGCCAAGCGACCAGAGCGATCCACGCTCAAGGTCCGGAGGGGGTCCGCTTACAACAGCACCCCCTCCTTGCAGCCCATTCGGCAGATCGTTATCTTTTCTGGAACGGTTCGACAGATCAACTGCCCCTTCCCGGATGGGCAGCCCATTACTTGCTATTGTATGTCTTGAGCATGCTCTGTCGATATGAGACAGAGTGGTGGGGTGAATTGGTCTTATCACGGACGATGGCAGAAGTGTATCAGGTGCATCGTTTTCTCGCCATACACCGCCAATTGTTTCCCTTGTACGTGTACGAGAGATTGACCGGGGAGGAGCGTTATTTCCTCCAGGCGCCTTCGCTGTAG
- the guaB gene encoding IMP dehydrogenase, which produces MWENKFVKEGLTFDDVLLVPARSEILPRDVDVTTTLSDAVKLNIPLISAGMDTVTESKLAIAMARQGGIGVIHKNMSIEQQASEVDRVKRSESGVITNPFSLTPEHTVSDADALMGKYRISGVPIVDEQNHLVGILTNRDLRFIHDFSTPISQVMTKENLVTAPVGTTLQQAELILQQHKIEKLPLVDENNVLKGLITIKDIEKAIQYPHAAKDKQGRLLCAAAIGVSADTFDRAAALVKAGVDMLVVDTAHGHSRGVIETVKELRKQYPDLTIVAGNVATGEATRDLIEAGASVIKVGIGPGSICTTRVVAGIGVPQITAIYDCATVAREYNVPIIADGGIKFSGDLAKAIGAGASAVMIGSLFAGTEESPGEFEIFQGRRFKVYRGMGSIGAMKAGSKDRYFQENEQKLVPEGIEGRVPYKGPLADVVYQMVGGLRSGMGYCGTKTIEELKNNSRFIRITGAGLRESHPHDVQITKEAPNYSIS; this is translated from the coding sequence GTGTGGGAAAATAAATTCGTCAAAGAAGGGTTAACGTTTGACGATGTATTGCTAGTCCCGGCCAGATCAGAAATACTACCGCGGGACGTTGACGTGACGACCACGTTAAGTGATGCGGTCAAGTTAAACATTCCGCTGATCAGTGCAGGAATGGATACCGTTACGGAATCGAAGCTGGCTATCGCCATGGCAAGACAGGGTGGAATCGGTGTCATTCATAAAAATATGTCGATCGAACAGCAGGCAAGTGAAGTTGACCGGGTAAAACGCTCTGAAAGCGGCGTCATTACCAATCCATTTTCCCTGACTCCTGAACATACCGTATCCGACGCTGACGCTTTGATGGGCAAGTATCGGATTTCCGGCGTCCCGATTGTCGATGAACAGAATCACCTTGTCGGCATCCTCACCAATCGCGATCTTCGTTTTATCCACGATTTCAGCACACCTATTTCTCAAGTGATGACGAAAGAAAATCTGGTGACAGCACCTGTTGGCACCACATTGCAGCAGGCTGAGTTGATTTTGCAACAGCATAAAATCGAGAAGCTGCCGTTGGTTGACGAAAACAATGTCCTAAAGGGATTGATTACGATCAAGGACATTGAGAAAGCAATCCAGTATCCTCATGCTGCGAAGGACAAGCAGGGGCGTCTCTTATGCGCAGCAGCCATTGGCGTGTCAGCCGATACGTTTGACCGTGCAGCAGCACTGGTGAAAGCGGGCGTGGACATGCTGGTCGTCGATACAGCCCACGGTCACTCCCGTGGTGTGATTGAGACGGTGAAAGAACTTCGCAAACAATACCCTGATCTAACGATTGTCGCCGGCAACGTGGCAACCGGTGAAGCAACTCGTGATCTGATTGAGGCAGGAGCCTCCGTGATCAAAGTGGGGATCGGTCCAGGTTCGATCTGTACGACCCGGGTGGTGGCCGGTATCGGTGTGCCGCAGATTACTGCGATCTATGATTGTGCGACCGTAGCACGTGAGTACAACGTACCGATCATTGCCGATGGCGGGATAAAATTTTCCGGTGACCTGGCCAAAGCGATCGGAGCAGGTGCTTCTGCTGTGATGATCGGCAGCTTGTTTGCCGGGACGGAAGAAAGCCCTGGGGAGTTTGAGATCTTCCAAGGCCGTCGTTTCAAAGTTTACCGCGGCATGGGATCGATTGGCGCGATGAAGGCGGGAAGCAAGGATCGCTACTTCCAGGAAAACGAACAGAAACTGGTTCCAGAAGGGATCGAGGGACGCGTTCCCTACAAAGGGCCGCTCGCGGACGTGGTCTATCAGATGGTAGGAGGGCTGCGCTCCGGCATGGGTTACTGCGGAACCAAAACGATTGAAGAACTAAAAAACAACTCGCGGTTTATCCGCATCACGGGTGCAGGACTGCGGGAAAGCCATCCTCACGATGTGCAAATCACCAAGGAAGCACCCAACTACTCGATTTCTTAA
- a CDS encoding D-alanyl-D-alanine carboxypeptidase family protein yields the protein MMWQRCTKRLALFVLAVALFSSSLLSGMPDVEAAEAQPNLQLEVKSAILVEASTGKILYKNNENLPLPPASMTKMMTEYLVLEAIKEGKIDWEEMVPVSEYAFFIARIPDSAGVYLNMGEEHSVKELYKAMAVVSANDATALLAEKVAGSERNFVDMMNQKAKELGMSNSRFVTSTGLPADELGPYSPDTDQDNVMSARDAAILARALIRDFPEALEYSKIPRLKFRENFEKANYNWMLPGLPSEYPGADGLKTGYTDEAKYCFTGTASRDGIRLISVVMGTSSDMKRFAETKKLYDYGFSNYKLVKKHDKEQAIKGHETAEVKKGVELTVPAVTGDQVTVLAKIGEEGKLTPTVTYRSDLTAPIKKGQAIGKVVYAEQGVTEADYLQADDFANLGTDLVAAQDVEEASWIRLLFRSIIQFLANIINDVIG from the coding sequence ATGATGTGGCAAAGATGCACAAAGCGACTCGCCCTATTTGTTCTGGCCGTCGCCCTGTTTTCTTCTTCGCTGTTGTCGGGGATGCCTGATGTTGAGGCTGCTGAGGCGCAGCCTAACCTGCAGCTCGAGGTAAAGTCGGCAATTCTTGTGGAGGCTTCTACAGGCAAGATCTTGTATAAGAATAATGAAAACCTTCCGCTGCCGCCGGCCAGCATGACCAAGATGATGACGGAATACTTGGTGCTGGAAGCAATTAAGGAAGGGAAAATCGATTGGGAAGAAATGGTCCCTGTCAGTGAGTATGCCTTTTTTATCGCACGGATACCAGACTCTGCCGGTGTGTATCTGAACATGGGAGAAGAGCACTCGGTCAAGGAACTGTACAAAGCGATGGCGGTCGTCTCCGCAAATGACGCGACGGCTTTGCTGGCAGAAAAGGTAGCCGGCAGTGAGCGAAACTTCGTCGACATGATGAATCAGAAGGCAAAAGAACTGGGAATGTCCAATTCCCGCTTTGTAACATCGACCGGGCTGCCGGCTGATGAATTGGGGCCGTATTCGCCGGATACGGACCAGGATAACGTGATGTCGGCTCGTGATGCAGCCATACTTGCCCGAGCGTTGATTCGCGATTTCCCGGAAGCGCTGGAATATTCCAAGATTCCACGGCTAAAGTTTCGCGAGAATTTTGAGAAAGCCAACTACAACTGGATGTTGCCGGGACTTCCTAGCGAGTACCCGGGTGCAGACGGGCTTAAAACGGGCTACACCGATGAAGCGAAATACTGTTTTACCGGTACGGCTAGCCGAGACGGGATACGATTGATCAGCGTCGTGATGGGAACGAGCAGTGATATGAAGCGCTTTGCCGAGACCAAAAAGCTGTATGATTACGGATTCAGCAACTACAAGCTGGTCAAAAAGCATGACAAAGAGCAGGCGATTAAAGGGCATGAGACAGCCGAAGTAAAGAAAGGTGTTGAGCTGACCGTACCCGCCGTGACCGGTGACCAAGTAACTGTTCTGGCCAAGATTGGTGAGGAAGGCAAACTGACTCCCACTGTCACATACCGAAGCGATCTGACGGCGCCGATCAAAAAAGGACAAGCGATTGGCAAAGTGGTGTACGCGGAACAAGGCGTGACCGAGGCAGATTACCTGCAAGCAGATGACTTTGCGAACCTGGGTACCGATCTGGTAGCAGCGCAGGATGTAGAAGAAGCGAGCTGGATCCGCTTGCTGTTCAGGAGTATTATCCAGTTTCTCGCCAATATTATTAACGATGTGATTGGTTAA
- the pdxS gene encoding pyridoxal 5'-phosphate synthase lyase subunit PdxS: MAETGTQRVKRGMAEMQKGGVIMDVVNAEQAKIAEAAGAVAVMALERVPSDIRAAGGVARMADLGIVEEVLNAVSIPVMAKARIGHFVEARVLESMGVDYIDESEVLTPADELYHINKKDFTVPFVCGARDLGEALRRIGEGASMIRTKGEPGTGNIVEAVRHMRTVQAQIRRVQSMSYDELMAEAKNLGAPYDLLEYVHKNGKLPVVNFAAGGVATPSDAALMMQLGADGVFVGSGIFKSENPEKFARAIVEATTHYTDYELIASVSKGLGAAMTGIEISQLREADRMQERGW, encoded by the coding sequence ATGGCTGAAACAGGTACACAACGTGTCAAACGGGGTATGGCAGAAATGCAAAAAGGCGGCGTCATCATGGACGTGGTTAACGCCGAACAAGCAAAAATTGCAGAAGCAGCGGGTGCGGTAGCCGTAATGGCACTGGAGCGCGTCCCGTCTGACATCCGTGCTGCCGGTGGTGTAGCCCGCATGGCAGACCTGGGTATTGTGGAAGAAGTATTGAACGCCGTATCGATTCCGGTCATGGCCAAAGCGCGGATCGGTCATTTCGTCGAGGCTCGTGTATTGGAATCGATGGGTGTGGACTATATTGACGAGAGTGAAGTGCTGACCCCAGCGGACGAGTTATATCATATCAACAAAAAAGATTTCACCGTACCGTTTGTCTGCGGTGCGCGCGATCTGGGCGAAGCACTGCGCCGTATCGGGGAAGGGGCTTCGATGATCCGTACCAAAGGGGAGCCAGGTACGGGCAACATCGTGGAAGCGGTACGTCACATGCGTACGGTACAGGCTCAGATCCGCCGCGTGCAGAGCATGTCTTACGATGAATTGATGGCGGAGGCAAAGAATCTTGGCGCACCGTACGACCTGTTGGAGTATGTGCACAAGAACGGAAAGCTGCCTGTGGTCAACTTCGCCGCCGGTGGTGTGGCCACACCGTCTGACGCTGCTCTGATGATGCAGCTGGGTGCAGACGGAGTCTTTGTCGGCTCTGGCATTTTCAAATCGGAGAATCCGGAGAAGTTCGCCCGTGCGATTGTAGAAGCAACCACTCACTATACCGATTACGAATTGATTGCGAGCGTCTCCAAAGGCCTTGGCGCCGCGATGACGGGGATCGAGATTTCCCAGCTTCGCGAAGCGGACCGCATGCAAGAGCGCGGCTGGTAA
- the pdxT gene encoding pyridoxal 5'-phosphate synthase glutaminase subunit PdxT has product MKIGVLALQGAVIEHLRMLEQAGAEAVAVKKREQLQEVDGLIIPGGESTTISKLMHKYGFMEDVRQFPAEQKPLFGTCAGAILLANRISGQAEAHLGVMDIKVERNGFGRQKDSFEAILPIADVGPDFPAVFIRAPYIMEVGESVQVLAKYDQKIVAARQGLCLACAFHPELTEDYRFHRYFLEMVKEYRA; this is encoded by the coding sequence ATGAAGATTGGCGTACTTGCCCTGCAAGGAGCGGTGATCGAGCATCTGCGCATGCTGGAGCAAGCGGGAGCGGAAGCCGTCGCCGTCAAAAAACGAGAGCAGTTACAAGAAGTGGACGGGCTGATCATCCCCGGCGGGGAGAGCACCACGATCAGCAAACTGATGCACAAATATGGGTTCATGGAGGACGTGCGCCAGTTTCCGGCGGAACAGAAGCCGCTGTTCGGCACGTGTGCCGGTGCGATCCTTTTGGCCAATCGGATCAGTGGACAGGCAGAAGCACACCTCGGTGTAATGGATATCAAAGTGGAGAGGAACGGTTTTGGGCGGCAGAAGGATAGTTTTGAAGCCATCCTGCCGATCGCTGATGTGGGACCAGACTTTCCAGCCGTTTTCATCCGGGCACCGTATATCATGGAAGTTGGGGAATCGGTACAGGTTCTGGCCAAGTACGATCAGAAAATTGTTGCGGCCCGGCAGGGATTGTGTCTGGCCTGTGCGTTTCATCCGGAATTGACGGAGGATTACCGTTTCCACAGGTATTTCCTTGAGATGGTAAAAGAATACCGCGCATAG